Proteins from one Peromyscus eremicus chromosome 8a, PerEre_H2_v1, whole genome shotgun sequence genomic window:
- the Ddx5 gene encoding probable ATP-dependent RNA helicase DDX5 isoform X1, which translates to MSSYSSDRDRGRDRGFGAPRFGGSRTGPLSGKKFGNPGEKLVKKKWNLDELPKFEKNFYQEHPDLARRTAQEVDTYRRSKEITVRGHNCPKPVLNFYEANFPANVMDVIARQNFTEPTAIQAQGWPVALSGLDMVGVAQTGSGKTLSYLLPAIVHINHQPFLERGDGPICLVLAPTRELAQQVQQVAAEYCRACRLKSTCIYGGAPKGPQIRDLERGVEICIATPGRLIDFLECGKTNLRRTTYLVLDEADRMLDMGFEPQIRKIVDQIRPDRQTLMWSATWPKEVRQLAEDFLKDYIHINIGALELSANHNILQIVDVCHDVEKDEKLIRLMEEIMSEKENKTIVFVETKRRCDELTRKMRRDGWPAMGIHGDKSQQERDWVLNEFKHGKAPILIATDVASRGLDVEDVKFVINYDYPNSSEDYIHRIGRTARSTKTGTAYTFFTPNNIKQVSDLISVLREANQAINPKLLQLVEDRGSGRSRGRGGMKDDRRDRYSAGKRGGFNTFRDRENYDRGYSSLLKRDFGAKTQNGVYSAANYTNGSFGSNFVSAGIQTSFRTGNPTGTYQNGYDSTQQYGSNVANMHNGMNQQAYAYPATAAAAPMIGYPMPTGYSQ; encoded by the exons ATGTCGAGTTACTCTAGTGACCGAGACCGCGGCCGGGATCGAGG atTTGGTGCACCGAGATTCGGAGGGAGTAGAACAGGACCCCTCTCTGGAAAGAAGTTTGGAAATCCTGGGGAGAAACTAGTTAAAAAGAAGTGGAATCTTGATGAGCTGCCCAAATTTGAGAAGAATTTTTATCAGGAACACCCTGATTTGGCAAGGCGCACCGCG CAAGAGGTAGATACATACAGAAGAAGCAAGGAAATTACAGTTCGGGGTCACAACTGTCCAAAACCTGTTCTGAATTTTTATGAAGCAAACTTCCCTG CAAATGTCATGGATGTGATTGCAAGACAGAACTTCACTGAACCCACTGCTATTCAAGCTCAGGGCTGGCCAGTTGCTCTAAGTGGATTGGATATGGTTGGAGTAGCTCAGACTGGATCTGGGAAGACCTTATCT TATTTGCTGCCTGCCATTGTCCACATAAATCATCAGCCATTCCTAGAGAGGGGTGATGGGCCTATT TGCTTGGTGCTGGCACCGACTCGAGAACTGGCCCAGCAAGTGCAGCAAGTCGCTGCTGAATACTGTAGAGCTTGTCGCTTGAAGTCTACTTGCATCTATGGTGGTGCTCCCAAGGGACCACAGATTCGTGATTTGGAAAGAG GTGTGGAAATCTGTATTGCAACACCTGGAAGACTGATTGACTTTTTAGAGTGTGGGAAAACCAACCTGAGAAGAACAACTTACCTTGTCCTTGATGAAGCTGATAGGATGCTTGATATGGGATTTGAACCCCAAATACGGAAAATTGTGGATCAAATAAGA CCTGATAGGCAAACCCTAATGTGGAGTGCAACTTGGCCAAAAGAAGTAAGACAGCTTGCCGAAGATTTCCTGAAAGACTATATTCATATCAATATTGGTGCACTAGAACTGAGTGCAAACCATAACATTCTTCAGATTGTGGATGTGTGTCATGATGTTGAAAAGGATGAAAA actTATTCGTCTAATGGAAGAGATCATGAGTGAGAAGGAGAATAAAACCATTGTTTTTGTTGAAACCAAAAGAAGATGTGATGAACTTACCAGAAAAATGAGGAGAGATGG GTGGCCTGCCATGGGCATCCACGGTGACAAGAGTCAACAGGAACGTGACTGGGTTCTAAATG AATTCAAACACGGAAAAGCTCCTATTCTGATTGCTACCGATGTGGCCTCCAGAGGGCTAG ATGTGGAAGATGTGAAATTTGTCATCAATTATGACTACCCTAACTCCTCAGAGGATTATATTCATCGAATTGGAAGAACTGCTCGCAGTACCAAAACAGGCACAGCATACACTTTCTTTACACCTAATAACATAAAGCAAGTGAGCGACCTTATCTCTGTGCTTCGGGAAGCTAATCAAGCAATTAATCCCAAGTTGCTTCAGTTGGTCGAAGACAGAGGTTCAG GTCGTTCCAGGGGTAGAGGAGGCATGAAGGATGATCGTCGTGACAGATACTCTGCGGGCAAAAGGGGTGGATTTAATACCTTTAGAGACAGGGAAAATTATGACAGAGGTTACTCTAGTCTGCTGAAGAGAGATTTTGGGGCTAAAACTCAGAATGGTGTTTACAGTGCTGCAAATTACACCAATGGGAGCTTTGGGAGTAATTTTGTATCTGCTGGTATACAGACCAGTTTTCGGACTGGTAACCCAACAGGGACTTACCAGAACGGTTATGATAGCACTCAGCAATATGGAAGTAATGTTGCGAATATGCACAATGGTATGAACCAACAGGCATATGCATATCCTGCTACCGCAGCTGCTGCGCCTATGATTGGCTATCCGATGCCAACAGGGTATTCTCAATAA
- the Ddx5 gene encoding probable ATP-dependent RNA helicase DDX5 isoform X2 has product MSSYSSDRDRGRDRGFGAPRFGGSRTGPLSGKKFGNPGEKLVKKKWNLDELPKFEKNFYQEHPDLARRTAQEVDTYRRSKEITVRGHNCPKPVLNFYEANFPANVMDVIARQNFTEPTAIQAQGWPVALSGLDMVGVAQTGSGKTLSYLLPAIVHINHQPFLERGDGPICLVLAPTRELAQQVQQVAAEYCRACRLKSTCIYGGAPKGPQIRDLERGVEICIATPGRLIDFLECGKTNLRRTTYLVLDEADRMLDMGFEPQIRKIVDQIRPDRQTLMWSATWPKEVRQLAEDFLKDYIHINIGALELSANHNILQIVDVCHDVEKDEKLIRLMEEIMSEKENKTIVFVETKRRCDELTRKMRRDGWPAMGIHGDKSQQERDWVLNEFKHGKAPILIATDVASRGLARTFLGIQLSNFLFLVWLLWCAKLRTLLFCHTATPYRCGRCEICHQL; this is encoded by the exons ATGTCGAGTTACTCTAGTGACCGAGACCGCGGCCGGGATCGAGG atTTGGTGCACCGAGATTCGGAGGGAGTAGAACAGGACCCCTCTCTGGAAAGAAGTTTGGAAATCCTGGGGAGAAACTAGTTAAAAAGAAGTGGAATCTTGATGAGCTGCCCAAATTTGAGAAGAATTTTTATCAGGAACACCCTGATTTGGCAAGGCGCACCGCG CAAGAGGTAGATACATACAGAAGAAGCAAGGAAATTACAGTTCGGGGTCACAACTGTCCAAAACCTGTTCTGAATTTTTATGAAGCAAACTTCCCTG CAAATGTCATGGATGTGATTGCAAGACAGAACTTCACTGAACCCACTGCTATTCAAGCTCAGGGCTGGCCAGTTGCTCTAAGTGGATTGGATATGGTTGGAGTAGCTCAGACTGGATCTGGGAAGACCTTATCT TATTTGCTGCCTGCCATTGTCCACATAAATCATCAGCCATTCCTAGAGAGGGGTGATGGGCCTATT TGCTTGGTGCTGGCACCGACTCGAGAACTGGCCCAGCAAGTGCAGCAAGTCGCTGCTGAATACTGTAGAGCTTGTCGCTTGAAGTCTACTTGCATCTATGGTGGTGCTCCCAAGGGACCACAGATTCGTGATTTGGAAAGAG GTGTGGAAATCTGTATTGCAACACCTGGAAGACTGATTGACTTTTTAGAGTGTGGGAAAACCAACCTGAGAAGAACAACTTACCTTGTCCTTGATGAAGCTGATAGGATGCTTGATATGGGATTTGAACCCCAAATACGGAAAATTGTGGATCAAATAAGA CCTGATAGGCAAACCCTAATGTGGAGTGCAACTTGGCCAAAAGAAGTAAGACAGCTTGCCGAAGATTTCCTGAAAGACTATATTCATATCAATATTGGTGCACTAGAACTGAGTGCAAACCATAACATTCTTCAGATTGTGGATGTGTGTCATGATGTTGAAAAGGATGAAAA actTATTCGTCTAATGGAAGAGATCATGAGTGAGAAGGAGAATAAAACCATTGTTTTTGTTGAAACCAAAAGAAGATGTGATGAACTTACCAGAAAAATGAGGAGAGATGG GTGGCCTGCCATGGGCATCCACGGTGACAAGAGTCAACAGGAACGTGACTGGGTTCTAAATG AATTCAAACACGGAAAAGCTCCTATTCTGATTGCTACCGATGTGGCCTCCAGAGGGCTAG CCCGTACCTTCTTGGGAATACAATTgtctaactttttatttttggtcTGGCTGTTGTGGTGTGCAAAACTCCGTACATTGCTATTTTGCCACACTGCAACACCTTACAGATGTGGAAGATGTGAAATTTGTCATCAATTATGA